Proteins from one bacterium genomic window:
- a CDS encoding glutathione peroxidase, translated as GRDGRVIARFGPRTAPDAPELRAAIDAALRL; from the coding sequence TCGGCCGCGACGGCCGCGTCATCGCCCGCTTCGGCCCCCGCACCGCTCCCGACGCCCCCGAGCTCCGCGCCGCCATCGACGCCGCTCTTCGACTCTGA